The Limanda limanda chromosome 14, fLimLim1.1, whole genome shotgun sequence genomic interval CAGCCACATGTGAATGTGTTCTGCTTTTTGCTTGAACGGAAAAAAACCCCGCAACGACACAAAATGTTCAGGCGTATTTTGGCAAACGTGGAATCATTAAAGACATCtaagatatttaaaaaagtgaaaaagttaTTACCCAGAATGTCTATTGCAAGTATATAGTTAACAGACCAGACTTTTACAGAACTTATgtgcagaggagaaaaggaaatcCACCTGCATGTTGCTAAAAGTTCTTATTTGAAATAGACCTATTgtcttttaataacttttagTGGTTTACTAACTGGCATACGTTTTGTACATGAAAAAAAGTGAACTATCAAGTTCCTTAGTATTTTATTAGACATGAAACCagcttcagttgtttttgttcacaCTTAAACTGTCAAACTATCAGGATGTGAAGAGGGTATTTCGATTTTTGGCAAAATCTAGAATCATTAAAGACATCtaagatatttaaaaaagtgaaacaattATTACCCAGAATGGCTATTGCAAGTATATAGTTAACAGACCAGACTTTTACAGAACTTATgtgcagaggagaaaaggaaatcCACCTACATGTTGCTAAAAGTTCCTTTTTGAAATGGACCTATTgtcttttaataacttttagTGGTTTACTAACTGGCATACGTTTTGTACATAAAAAAAGTGAACTACCAAGTTCCTAAGTATTTTATTAGACATGAAACCAGCTTTATTTCATTAATGcagttgtttttgttcacaCTTAAACTGTCAAACTATCAGGATGTGAAGAGGGTATTTCGATTTTTGGCAAATCTAGAATCATTAAAGACATCtaagatatttaaaaaagtgaaaatagtCTTTTCACCATTTGACCCCCGcctaataaaataaatggaaaaagtgagtgtgaaatatttgtttgtggTTGACTGATTGGTTCCTGTATTAATttgagttctctctctctcttcttcttctctcactcAGGCGGAACCTCACCAAGCTGTCTCTGATCTTCAGTCACATGCTGGCCGAGCTGAAAGCCATCTTCCCCAACGGCCTGTTTCAGGGCGACAACTTCCGGATCACCAAAGCTGACGCGGCTGAATTTTGGAGAAGGTCGTTCGGGGACAAGTGAGTTTCTGctttattgaatatttaaataagttGAAAGAAATTAACTGGAGGAACTAGTATTTGAACTggtattttaatgaattaaaaagcaCAGGTTTGTGCTTGTACTTTTCTATGTGAATTTCTGTAAATCTGAAGTTTTAATGTATTCATTTTGCAAATCTGCACCTGTACTTTCTTGATTAGATTTAATACAGAAAATCTTAGTTTTTCTTGATGTTTGGATTCCTATAAAAACCTGTTGCTTCCTGTTCCCCTCCCGCCCGTGAAGGACCATCGTGCCCTGGAGGACATTCCGTCAGGCTCTTCACGAGTTCCACCCGATCAGCTCGGGCCTGGAGGCCATGGCCCTGAAGTCCACCATCGACCTCACCTGCAACGACTACATCTCCGTCTTTGAGTTTGACATCTTCACCAGGCTCTTCCAGGTAAACCTGATAAACGTGTTTTAAACTATGAACCAGCTCTACAAAAGCCCTGGTGTGTAAATTATGCATAGATGGTAGATTTtcacttaaaataaaaataacgcAGTGTTAGAGGGATGAATCGTTTCCAATTTGAGAATCCGATGTGTCGGAGAAGACATTCATTGACACAAGACGGTCAGTGCATGTTGGGTCATCATGATTTAAGTGAGTCCAGGATTCCACAGAGGCTCTTTTCAAGTGGAGCAATGTAAATACCATGAATATTTTTGTTTCTATTAcataaaatgtccaaaaaactCAGAGGGACTCACTGCCATCCCGACCAATCCTGAATGTGACATTGCTGCATTTCTAAGCATCTTCCCACCACTTGTTGATCAGAGGAACAAGGTTCTTTTAATGTCTCAATGGTGGTGGATTTAAATAACCTGGAGACTTGATGTAATAATtaagttttctgtgtgtgtgtttgtgttgtagccATGGTCGTCTCTTCTAAGGAACTGGAACAGTCTGGCCGTCACTCACCCTGGTTACATGGCCTTCCTGACCTATGATGAGGTCAAGGCCCGACTGCACCGGTTCATCCACAAACCTGGCAGGTGAGACGAAGAGTGATGGTCCCAACAGTCACATTCTCCAACGGCAGCAAACATGTGATTTGCATGTGAACACTGTCTGCCTGCAGTTTGTTTACATCGTTGTCGTTCTTTCCTTCAGTTACATCTTCAGGCTGAGCTGCACCCGGCTCGGCCAGTGGGCGATCGGCTACGTGACGGCTGATGGGAACATCCTGCAGACCATCCCCCATAACAAACCCCTTTTCCAAGCCCTCATTGATGGATACAGAGAAGGATTGTGAGTCCCACTACAAACCAGTGTCTGAGCACCAACATGCATGTTTTGTCAGTATAGGATGTTATAGTTTATACTTGCCTCCAGGGACAGGTTGGAAAAGATAAGCCATTGCCATAATGACCCCGgaaaatcaatttttatttaGAACAGAGAAGGATAATCATTGTGAATTGATAACAGTGGGGATAGAGGCATTACGTTGGTTTGTTCTggttaaatctgtttttaaaaacaccgCTGCAGTATAATACACTTCTTTTCTCCTGATCAAAACAATTATTCTTTAACAATAAATAGCTTAAAACATTAGTTCAGAAAAGATCCAGAAAGTGAAGCTAATGTGGAGGTATCTGTATTCAGAAACCTTTATGCTcttgaatgaccagcagagggcaactCTGCTCGTCGTTTGAATAAAtactgaactgtgtgtgtgtgtgtgtgtgtgtgtttctttagcTATCTGTTCCCTGATGGCCGTGCACAGAACCCAGACCTCACCGGGCTGTGTGAACCGTCTCCACAGGACCACATCAAAGTTACTCAGGTTTGACCcggtttgtttttcatcagcaAACACATAAGTTCCACGTTTGGCAAACTAGTGCCACCGTGCTACACTACAACAAGTCTTCCATACAAACAGCttgtgactcctcctcttcctcctctgccccTGCAGGAGCAGTACGAGCTGTACTGTGAGATGGGCTCCACCTTCCAGCTCTGTAAGATTTGTGCAGAGAACGACAAGGACGTGAAGATCGAGCCCTGCAGGCACCTGATGTGCACGTCCTGTCTGACCGCCTGGCAGGTGAGACTGGAATGATCTCCTGTATGTTTCAGTCTCATATCTGCAAAGATCTTATCTTGCTaaactgtaaaatgtgtgtccctgtgtcttctaCCAGGAGTCGGAGGGTCAAGGCTGCCCGTTTTGTCGCTGTGAGATCAAAGGCACGGAGCCCATCGTCGTGGACCCCTTCCACCCGAAACTGGGCGGGGCTTCGTTCGCTGGCTTCCAGGTgtccagcagagcagaggctgctggGAACGACGATGAAGACGACGATCGCCTGGAGGACCAGCACCTGGTCATGAGCAGGCTGGCCTGCGCCAAGGTTagaggacaacacacacacacacacacgcacagacacacagacacacagacacacacacacacacacgcacacacacacacagacacacacacagacacacacacagacacacacacagacacacacagacacacacagacacacacagacacacacacacacagacacacacacagacacacacacagacacacacagacacacacagacacacacacacacagacacagacacacacacacacacacacacacagacacacacacacacacagacacacacacacacacacacacacacacacacacacacacaatatcagGAAGCGCAACTCAAATCTCCTTCTGGTTCCATGCAGCATCtgtaatggtgtgtgtgtctgtgctcaggTGGAACGTCCACCATCTCCAGTGTCCCAGCTGCCCCCGGTGCCCCCCCGACTGGACCTCTTGCAGCAGAGACCCTGCACCTCCCACAGTGCACTGGCCCAGGGAGCCACAgccaaggtgtgtgtgtttgtgtgttagtgtgtaagtgtgttgtgctgcagctccaccatgAAACCACAGACTCACCAAAACCTCCAGCTTCTCCCAGAGTTtaaaggatgtgtgtgtttactgtgtgtgtctgtgtgtgtcttctgtgcAGATGGGAGCGACTCACAGAGACAAGCCTCTACCTCTGCCTCCATCCCTGAGAGAGttgccccctcctccccccccggaGCGCCCCTCCATGGTCGGCCAGGACTCCAGACTCCAGAGGAGACCCCTGCCCTCCACCCCCGACCAGCCGGCCTGGGCCTCCAACTACATGGTCCCGCGTCCCGCCACCAAGGCCCCCCCGCTGGCCCTGTCCTCCACGCCTCAGGGCGGCGAGCTCAGCGGAGAGGGAAGCAAACTTCAGTCGGCCACCAACGCCGTCTACTGTCTGGCTGCCAGGTAGGGAGCGCcgctggtggggggggtgtagtGGACAGGAAGTAACACAGGGAGA includes:
- the LOC133019418 gene encoding E3 ubiquitin-protein ligase CBL-like is translated as MAGNPRRGAGLIGLMKDAFQPHQQPLQPHQPAVVDKKMVEKCWKLMDKVVRLCQNPKVALKNSPPYILDLLPDTYQHLRTILSRYEGKIEILGENEYFRVVMENLTNKTKQTMSLFKEAKERMFEENSQPRRNLTKLSLIFSHMLAELKAIFPNGLFQGDNFRITKADAAEFWRRSFGDKTIVPWRTFRQALHEFHPISSGLEAMALKSTIDLTCNDYISVFEFDIFTRLFQPWSSLLRNWNSLAVTHPGYMAFLTYDEVKARLHRFIHKPGSYIFRLSCTRLGQWAIGYVTADGNILQTIPHNKPLFQALIDGYREGFYLFPDGRAQNPDLTGLCEPSPQDHIKVTQEQYELYCEMGSTFQLCKICAENDKDVKIEPCRHLMCTSCLTAWQESEGQGCPFCRCEIKGTEPIVVDPFHPKLGGASFAGFQVSSRAEAAGNDDEDDDRLEDQHLVMSRLACAKVERPPSPVSQLPPVPPRLDLLQQRPCTSHSALAQGATAKMGATHRDKPLPLPPSLRELPPPPPPERPSMVGQDSRLQRRPLPSTPDQPAWASNYMVPRPATKAPPLALSSTPQGGELSGEGSKLQSATNAVYCLAARSLPASSVLSCELSSSDCEENEYMSPTSLPVAGAPWVITGSLVPPPPTQANQHNDISEAADSDSDDPQVYESMFNIQAQAGSCDTAQTSDLDQPPPPAAVPQDLKDDSSEEDIYEYDCPRPVVPPAPTRRTVSDMSGSSSSSSSAAFSSLSMDGPVEASMFAAAVEPERPPKPLPRRANSDRRPRPINREYPAPLPDLPAPSSDSPPPPADPPAPPPPPAPAPLPPAPLPPAPLPQASPAAAGAGPGSVALNGEIECLVSQGYSIQDIQKALMIAQNNLETAKNILREFVTIPSATHIAT